The following are from one region of the Georgenia sp. M64 genome:
- a CDS encoding TrlF family AAA-like ATPase, with translation MSTKTKSSTSSASSAAEGFVGTRWVRAALQVNPFAYKGRSEPARSYTSEDDYNAALLDQCEALDVRMIAITDHWSVETAEGLIKAAQQRGIIALPGFEANSSEGVHILVIFDADTSVAEINAAIGICGASPGASGAGDCSYAEIVDKMTHRGALVIPAHVNVSPSGMLSRISGQPLEKMVVNADVHVIGVTPSADDATNQEAIVANRKPFKRAHPLAVIHADDVMKPSDLEKPGATSWFKVSSACLESLKLAVRTPATRVSLTDPAATPRALIRGISWTGGFLDNVDIPISEELSALIGGRGTGKSTVVESLRFVLGIDPIGKESTADHKAIVKEVLKSGTIVRVQIETPHPAPRRYTIERVVNEQPVVKDSNGAPTKQRPEDVIPRVEIFGQHELAELATDPARVATMLQRFTGSDGPDHEHQQTLSALAENRVALGKAEKSLADLDDELSEIPRLEEQIRQYDSTDVPTKLANQQRIGQDEAVFTEVTTRVADVRERLRSLTEPQVVSDLTAAYDSVADSPQKELLETATAAATELAKVITDISSQASLALDAAEAAVKSAKVEWEAAVGSQRTEYNEALRLLHDQGLEPDKYVDTKATLEGVKAKKPRRKKLLETIAELKRQRECLLVELQEHEKRLAEKLHEAVRSANDSTGGVVMVQPVPAPERSHIKSVLDSHVSGARNNITAAINKDDFSPRSFVAAVRSGLDEIAKYGIKGAQANALLNAGEPLLREFEELSVGLAVDVKLDIAYGSKTREYKSMSQLSKGQKATALLLLLLSGSDAPLIIDQPEDDLDNRFVYDGVVTNLRNLKGKRQVITSTHNANVPVLGDAELIVALEGDGQHGWPTDGGIGSLDDRKIRSLAENILEGGPDAFNARQHLYGF, from the coding sequence GTGTCAACGAAGACCAAAAGCTCAACATCTTCTGCTTCATCTGCCGCGGAAGGTTTCGTCGGCACGCGTTGGGTTCGGGCAGCCCTACAGGTAAACCCCTTCGCGTACAAAGGGAGAAGTGAGCCTGCGAGAAGTTACACGAGTGAAGATGACTACAACGCTGCGCTACTCGATCAGTGTGAAGCTCTTGATGTCCGCATGATCGCGATTACTGACCACTGGTCAGTCGAGACTGCCGAGGGTTTGATCAAAGCCGCACAGCAACGTGGGATCATTGCGTTGCCCGGCTTCGAGGCGAACTCGTCTGAAGGTGTGCACATCCTCGTGATCTTCGACGCGGACACCAGCGTCGCAGAGATCAATGCCGCGATTGGAATCTGTGGCGCATCCCCCGGAGCTAGCGGTGCCGGCGACTGCAGCTACGCCGAGATCGTGGACAAGATGACACACCGTGGAGCCTTGGTCATCCCCGCTCATGTGAACGTCTCACCGAGTGGCATGCTGTCGCGAATCAGTGGCCAGCCGCTGGAGAAAATGGTTGTCAATGCAGATGTCCACGTGATCGGCGTGACCCCCTCGGCTGACGATGCCACCAACCAAGAGGCTATCGTCGCGAACCGCAAGCCTTTCAAGCGCGCACATCCGTTGGCGGTCATCCACGCAGATGATGTCATGAAGCCGAGCGATCTGGAGAAGCCTGGGGCTACGTCATGGTTCAAGGTGAGCAGCGCCTGTCTAGAGAGCCTGAAACTCGCAGTCAGAACCCCCGCCACTCGCGTTTCGCTCACCGATCCCGCGGCAACGCCACGAGCGCTGATCCGCGGTATTTCCTGGACTGGGGGCTTTCTCGACAACGTCGACATACCGATCTCTGAAGAACTATCAGCCCTCATCGGTGGCCGAGGAACTGGAAAGTCAACCGTTGTTGAGAGCCTTCGATTTGTTCTGGGAATCGATCCGATCGGAAAAGAATCTACTGCCGACCACAAGGCGATCGTGAAGGAAGTTCTAAAGTCGGGAACGATCGTACGGGTCCAAATCGAGACTCCTCATCCGGCACCACGTCGATACACAATCGAACGGGTCGTCAACGAACAGCCTGTGGTGAAGGACTCCAACGGCGCACCAACCAAGCAACGTCCGGAGGATGTAATCCCGAGGGTAGAGATCTTTGGACAGCACGAACTCGCCGAGCTTGCTACTGACCCCGCGAGAGTCGCCACGATGCTTCAGCGATTCACCGGCTCTGACGGCCCAGATCATGAACACCAACAGACCCTCTCTGCGCTAGCAGAGAATCGCGTCGCCCTCGGAAAGGCTGAGAAGTCTCTGGCGGATCTGGACGACGAGCTCTCAGAAATACCGCGCCTGGAAGAGCAGATTCGTCAGTACGACTCGACGGACGTCCCCACAAAACTTGCTAACCAGCAGAGGATCGGGCAGGACGAGGCGGTATTCACCGAAGTGACCACACGAGTCGCAGACGTCCGAGAGCGCCTGCGATCACTGACTGAGCCTCAAGTAGTGAGCGATCTGACCGCAGCCTACGATTCTGTTGCAGATTCACCGCAGAAAGAACTCTTGGAGACGGCCACGGCCGCTGCGACTGAACTTGCGAAGGTCATTACAGATATTTCTTCACAGGCTAGTCTGGCACTAGATGCAGCCGAAGCAGCCGTTAAATCTGCCAAGGTCGAGTGGGAAGCTGCAGTCGGCTCCCAAAGAACCGAGTACAACGAAGCTCTGCGGCTCCTGCACGATCAAGGTCTTGAGCCTGATAAGTACGTTGATACGAAAGCGACCTTGGAGGGCGTGAAGGCGAAGAAGCCTCGCAGAAAGAAGCTCCTCGAAACAATTGCTGAGCTGAAACGTCAACGCGAATGCCTGCTTGTGGAACTGCAGGAACATGAGAAACGGCTGGCTGAGAAGCTACATGAAGCAGTTCGCTCGGCAAATGACTCTACTGGTGGAGTTGTCATGGTCCAGCCGGTTCCGGCCCCCGAACGTAGCCACATCAAGAGTGTCCTCGACTCCCATGTTTCCGGAGCGCGGAACAACATTACGGCAGCCATTAACAAAGATGATTTTTCGCCACGAAGTTTCGTCGCGGCCGTGAGGAGCGGACTTGATGAGATTGCGAAATACGGGATCAAGGGAGCGCAGGCGAACGCTTTACTCAATGCAGGTGAGCCGCTTCTTCGGGAGTTTGAAGAACTCTCAGTTGGTCTTGCGGTTGACGTCAAACTTGACATCGCATACGGGTCGAAGACTCGTGAGTACAAGAGCATGAGTCAGCTCTCAAAGGGGCAGAAAGCAACGGCGCTACTCCTTTTGCTCCTGAGCGGGTCTGATGCTCCTCTAATCATCGATCAACCAGAGGATGATCTTGACAATCGATTTGTGTATGACGGAGTCGTCACAAATCTTCGAAATCTCAAGGGAAAGCGCCAGGTCATTACGAGCACTCACAACGCTAACGTTCCGGTTCTCGGAGACGCCGAGCTTATAGTCGCGCTCGAAGGCGACGGACAACACGGATGGCCGACGGATGGCGGCATCGGGTCGCTAGATGACAGGAAGATCAGATCGCTCGCGGAGAACATCCTCGAAGGCGGACCGGACGCTTTCAATGCACGTCAACATCTGTATGGGTTCTAG